The genomic segment aagtTACTATGCATCAAATGTGCATGGGACTGAGCTGAGAAAATGCACAATGCACAATCTACCCTCAGGAAGATTACAATACATTTGGGGGCACACAAACCAACAGCTCCACAAGACAATGTATTTATTACTGAGCTTTAAACTGtatgacatatatgtatatagaagaCACCTAGAAAGAAAGTCTCCTGAGTGAAAAGTTACAAGTTAATACACAAATGAGTACAGTCTTCTTCATTGGAGGTACTGAATTGGGAAGAAAACAATTTGCCTAGATGACCTGCAGTACGGTCCTTTTTGGAGAAAGAGGATTCATCAGTCCTACAAGTCCAAGAATCAGAAGTAACAGCAACGAGGAAACCAAACAGGCCTTTTTCAATTGATAAAGTGGCATCACCCTTTCACACTGCCTTACAGGGAGAGCATTTAAAACTCTAGATTATATAAAATGGTGAAGAAAAGCTAACTTTTAATGGAAAACACACAGGTTCTACCATGGCCTCTGGGACATTTAAATATTTGGTCTCTCCATGAAGTTAACCACCGAGTATGGTAAGAATGATGCTTGTGCCATCCACGGAGCATGCCCTCACCTGACTGATGATAAAAAGCATTCTTAACAATCAGAATGGAACTGGAACGAGAAACCCATGGCTGAAGTTATTATGGTCTCTTTGTTGACCACCTTTGCCCTCCCACATCATTTCCCGTTAGTGAGATTTGGGGAGATGGGAGGTGTAGGAGTGAAGGAGAACAGAatgaggagagaagggaggaatttttattttctctttaggcCTAAAGAAAGTGCTTCTCTAGGAAACAGAGGTTTTCTCCATTGTCTGAAATCCTGTGGCTGCTTGTGGTTTGAGGCTGCCCTTTCAGGAAAATAGTTGAGGACTCAAGACATTCctatcagcatattaaaaagatactGCTTTCAGTCTCGCTCCAGGAGGAGCCACCTAAAAATAAGCACATCGAGGTACACAGAAGCATCAGAACTTCTGTAAGAAAATGACAAGAACTCTAAAGAAATTTGCTTTCTTATCCACAAACACAGAATAAGCTAATCCAAAAAAGTGTTATTCTCTTCCTCTAGGCAAGACATTTAGTTTTACTGAAACTAACTCAGATGATATACTTTTTCAATCTGCTGAACATCCAGCTTATTGAGGTCTACAGATATCAAGAAAACACCTCAAGACGTTTTTCTTTTGTCAACAGCAATAGGGCCATATCCTATCTTCCTGATTTCTTACCTGGCATATTATTCATTGATGGCAAGTTGGGAGAACGAGCTGGAGGGGAGTCATCATCTGAGCTGGCCACGGTCTTGATGGCGTCGTGGTATAACGGGGTAGAACTGGGCATTGCAAACTTGGACATTCGAGACATCATAATAGACAGTGGGTTCTGGGAAAGGGTCGGCTCTGGAGGCATGGTGTAAGGTGTACTAGAGGGAAGACTTCCCGGGATACTCACAGAGACAGACTGGCTGGCTGTAGGAGGTGGGGGGCCACCTAAGAGAAGGCAAAATAAAACAGGGCAGGGAATTAGATTCTCCTGAAGGTTCTTGGGCCTGTGATTCTGAACTAGCAGGGAATGAGACAGATGAATGGGACAGTGTTATTAGACCCAGGACATGAATCATCAGTCTTCTAGTCAAGCTCCGTGTGTGTGCAGAGGGAGATGGCAGCATACGATGGAGGTGACAGCTCAGCAGATGGCAGGACAACGCACCAAGGATGCGTGAGAAATATTAGCTCAAACTTGGGAAAACCACGCCTCACAAATTCCTTCACTGAAAACAATGGGAAATAAGTGGATCTCTTACCCTTGCCAACCACAATTCAGAATTTGCCTCTGGCGTTAAGTGTGCTTGGAAGCCAGATGAGCCATCCCACCTCAGGTACTGACCAGAGTATCCTACACATGCTCCTGACTGATTTCCTCCACCAAGATGTCTGCACTCAAAAGGTCTGAGGGGGCCACTCTGCTGGACTGCTTTGTAAAGAACTGCTACCCAATGGAGAGGCACACTTTAACCTGGTAGGATAAATCTCCTACCTCATTCTGATTCTAGTCTTTCTCAAGTGGAGACAGCACAGACCTAGTATTTATACCTCAGTGCTCATCTACTGACCGCCTCCGGTCCTGTTCACAAAACCACCATCATCAGTAAGAACTTCCCCCAGGAAGTAAATACTAATAAATTGCAGCTGATCTGTGAGAATAGCAGTCTAACATGGAGAAGGTTTCAGAAACTGTTTCAATGGTTGACACATATTTACAAGAACCACTCAAGTCTCTCAGCAGTCTCCCCTCTTTGCTTGGGATGACACTCACTCTCTTAACACAAAGACAGACCTCTGAAGTAAGTGGGGCTGATGTTTAAAGGAAACACATTTATCCTTTAATCTTAACACATTTGTTAAGACATTTGAGTTCCCTGTGAAAATGTAAATCGTTCAGTGAAATGATATGCatttcccattctcctcccagtCCTATCCCATAAACATATCTTGCACTAAAGCCCATGAATCTTCACCAGGATTGGACACTTGAGCATAACCCCATGGGAGTACCAACTCTGCACCTTGCCACAAATACATCCATCTTGGCAAAAGCCCCCTCCTTTGGCTGCATAATCAGGACACCAGTTTTCTTAAAGTATGTAAACCAGGCTTTCACAATCTCTGGCTATAGGTGCAACTGTGAGGATGAGAACATACTGACCTGACTCTACACTTGCCAGCATGGCTGGGGAGGCCATGGTGAGGGGCGCTTTGTGGTTTGGAGGGATCCCAGGACTCTGAAGAGGAGGTTTTGGAGACGAGGTCCATCCAGGTGATGGGGCAGGAAGTGATGGAGACTTGAGGTGAACAGGCGAAGCAGCAGCAGACCCCAAGACGGGCGGGGACTTAATGGAAGCAGCGGCAGCTGGGCCCGCCAGCATGCCTGCCAGCTGCGATGGAGTCTGGGGGGACTTGAGGTTCCCCGAGGGTGAGCCCAGCATCGGTGACTGGACTTGGCGCATCGTGGGAGATTTCAGAGGGTTGATGCCTGGGGAATGCACCTGGCTGCCTGCCACAGATATATCCACGGGCTTCCGCCCCAGGCCGCGCTGAACGGGAGGAGCTGTGTTGAGGCTAGTGGGGTTACTGGAAGGGTTGAGAGGTAGTGGTGGCATATGACTGAGCCGGCTGTTAGTCCTTTGGTCGGGCCCCATGGGTTCTCTGAGATTCCGCAAGCCACTGTTGCTGCCTGGACCCTGAGACATGGGGAGGAACGGCCTGGGGCCCATGCCATACTCTTGCTGCGGGTGCTCACCGAACGGCAAGGGCACCATCTTCTGCTGAGCAGGCAGCATGTCCGCGCCACCTGCACGGAGCTTCAGCATCTCCTCGGGCCCCGCCCCAGCCTCTCTCATCTTCTGAGGTATCATCTGAGAGTTGGATCCCATGCTGACATTTAAACTGACATCTCCCTTCATCCCACTGGGAACCATCCCAAACTCGAGTTCCCGGCCAGGGCCCAGCTGCGGGGGCATTCCTTTTGGAAAGTCACCCCTGGAAGGGCTCAGTGGGCCCTCCACTGGTATTCGTGGGAAAATGGGATTATTCCCTGGCTCCACATGGCGCTGGGAGCCTGGGATCATCCTGTTCATCTCCATTCCAGGCCTGATGCCTTCCACGCTCATCCCCGGGGGCAATCCCAGCTGCTTCTCTGCCAGCTGCTGTTGAAACATCTCTTCAGACAATCCTTGGGGGTTTGGGAAGCGCTCCCCTCGGCCAGGACCACTGAAGACGCCCTGGCCAGGCGGGAAGTTTCGACCGTCTGGGATTTTTGGCACATCGTCTGGCCAGCTGACTGCAGAAAGACCTGGTCGCGATGCCGGGTTGGGGACATTGGGCCCCTCCATCTCAGAATTCATCATTCCTGCAAATCCAGGGAGGCGCATTTGGCTCCCTGGCATGTTGGGGTGGGGAGCCATGGCTCTTGGGGGCAGAGAATGGGGCATGTTGATCCCATCGGCAAAGGGCTCTGagcccccaggcccccaggcctcACCAGGGGTCATCTGGTACGGAGGGGGGGGCCCTCGGACCACTCCCCGAGGCCCGTGCTGATGGACCATCATGTCCTGGAGGGAGCACTGCTGCACGACCACTTGctcctgcttcctcctcttctcttcgtAGAACTCCTGCTGCAATTTCAGCCACGCTATCTGCTCAGGGGTCATGTGATCCAGGTGGTCGGGTCCGATGGGCCCAGACTGGGAGTTCATGGAGGGTGGAACCATTTCATCTGGAGAAAAGGGCACATCTCTGTGTCCTTGAGGGCCAAATGGAGCCCCCACGTCTGTCCGGGGCCCAGGTCCCTTACCTAGGCTTTGGGATTGAACCATCATGGCCTGTATAGGCCCTTCTGGTTTTTTCTGAGGTCCATCTAATACCCCAGTGTTCTGCTGGGGTCCCCCACTCTGTCCTCCTGGGAATTCCTTCTCATCGGGGAAAAGCATTCGCTGGATATCTCTGAGCGTTTGTAAGGAGCGCTCCCGGTGCTCCAGCTGCTCCTGAGATAGTCCATCAGGGTTCTCCCCCAGTGTGGGGGGCTCTCCACTGGACACCGGCGGAGGCGGGGGGGCTTTGGGATCTGCTGAAGAGCTATTGCTCCCCTGGGAGACAGGGGTCACGGCTCGGTTGTTGGGCGTTGAGTTTGGCCCGGTGCTGTCTGGGGGCAGTGGAGTGGAGCCGGCAGGGCTGCCGACAGAAGGGATCAGTTTGTTTTCTACCCCAGGACTGTCCCGGTCCAGGGGACGCGGGGGGGCGGCAGGCTTGGGTGCTGGTGCCGGAATGGGGGGAGTTGGCTGCAGCCTGGTGTTCTGGGAAGAATTCTGGTCCTGGTTGGCTGGAGCTGGGGGCTGTTGTGGGAGAGGTTTCGGATCATTTCGAAGGGCAGATATCTGTGTGTTCTGAAGATAAAcgagattttaaaaatcattggtaAATTGAACAGAAGGGCAATGAAAAGAGCATGATATGTTATAAAGGACTGGTCCCAGCCACATAAATCTACACTGACACTTGGTATAGAAACTGCTCATGTACAAACCCCATGGACATGAAGACATTTTGATTTCTTCCCTCACATTTTACTGTCAAACGGTATCCTCTTTCCCAAGCTGAAGATTAGGTTTCAATAACTTTATAAGCATGCCAAGGGAAAGCCACTCTGCTGGAGTGAATACATCTGAGTATCTATTTCGAGGAACAGGTTTGATATCACATGTCTACTACGTGTTTTTGATTCAGGGAGAGATTAGTTTCTTGGTATGTGGGAGGCTGTACCTAACacctttttctttccctgaaagTATAAATGGGTATGTAGACTTCTCACTGTCAATCAAAGAGCCTGACGTTTTCAACTGAAAAAGAAAGTCCCTGTCACTTCCAGCTCAGTACTCCACCAGCCAGAGGCGGCAGGTGAGGCTGCTCCACTTCACCGTCTCCCCTGGCACGGTGACTAGTGAAGCACTCCTCTCCTTTAGTTTCCAAGGGGCCTGACATCTCcgatttctgttttcagtttgtgATCACTGATTCAATATTTGATAAGAACTTGCACATTAACTGCAGTAAGATAATCTGTAGGCAAGAAACatctgtgaagaaatctgaggctAGCTTGTGGTGTCTCTTGATCTGTTCTTTCCAAGAGACAGCACATGGCCCTTTCTACAGGCTGGATGAGTGTCTTATTATTTATTAAGTACCAATACCACATTTAAGTCCTGGATAAAGGTAGGCTCGCCTGTAAGAGGTGACATGGATGTTGTCAGTGTTTGGAAGAGGGATATAAAATGTTCTGCATCTATGCCTTGGCCCTGCTGGAGGTTCGGGTACTAGAGAAGGGCAGTACTGAAGAATAGAAGGGCCCAGCCTACCCCTCCATCAAGGGATCTCGAGAGCAGCAGGATCCCTTTTTGATGTTCACTTCCTTCTACCTGTTCACTTAATCCAGTCTGTATTTCCAAACCCCTAAGGCTCTTACTTACATCCCCACCTACTCTCTGGAATGTTTCTCAAGGTACACATTTGTACAGAAATCATTACATGTATCCCTGAACATGAACAGCTCACATTCTGTGGACATGTACATAAATGCTCCACTTGCTGGTATTCTCCATGCATCTATGCCTGCAGACCAAGAGTGAGGTGGGGCGGACTGGCTGAACCTAGATGACTCTGGACGTCACAGTGTCCTCGGTGTCTCTGACTATTTAACTGGAGTCTGGAGGTCACCTTAATTTTCTCTCCAGAGCCAGTTTACGTTTGGTTTTGTTGGCCAGGCTGTGTTTGTGCGTTAAGGGTGGATACTCATTTCCTAGAAGGGTGACTGTGACGGAAGAAATGGTTTAGTACCactctttttattttagatttggaGCAATGGTGACTGGACTATTCCCAATACCCTCCTTAACTCCTCTTCTGATTTCATTTTAGTACTAGAGGAGGTGGAGGTAAAAACTGTATGAAGATCTGTCATTAAGTCAATAAAACACTGGTTTGAGCTGCAATTGTGCCCTATATATTCcagaacaatataaaatataaatacttctaaagtataaattaaaaatatatacacttaaaatattacatatacacTTCTTCTACCCTTTAGTGGAGATACAGAGAGACATGAAATTCCTTTGCTTGGTCTAGGAAAGCCCAAGCCCTGCTATGTCACAGGAAGGCAGCCTAAGTTCTCATACAACATGGACAAAATGTCATCTATTCTATACTGAATTATCACCTCATTTAACTTTTCCCATGTTTAAGACTCATCCCAGTTTTATATTTCATGCTTCCTGAAAGCAGGGATTGTGTCTTGAACCTCTAGTGTCCTCACACCACTGGGTGCAATGCCTTGACAATCTGAGACACAAGGAACACCGTTTGGTTCAATTTGAGACACTACGTATGTTAAACAACCACTGCACGCATGTTCTAATGTAGTTTACAGCAGGTGCTTAAGTTCCAGAGAGGAAACAAACATTAActgtaattttgaaaatatcaagCAATTAAAAACATTCAATGGTTCTCTCTGAAATAAATAAGAATCATTCTGAAAGCCACTGAGACTCTCATTATGGAATTATCAGCATGTACTCCAGTCCTGTAGGGCGGTAGTAAACTGTTTCTTCTGTCACAGTCTATAGGAAACCAGTGACCACCCTTAACTGttgtttttcctctgttctttAAGTAACTCAAGAGtgcctgttattttttttaattctgctgTATATGCAGGGTCTGAATTCAGAATTTCCCAGAGAGGGCCACATTAAGGAAATCCTAAGATAGCCGTATGtctcctttttattttgcacCTCTTCTCTTCTAGTAATTCATCAACATATCAGCATGCTACCAGAAAAGGCCAGAGTGATGTGCTTAAAACTACACAACTAGGTTAAATGCTCAAAATATAGCTGATACCAAGACTATCTCCCTACTGAACCCTCATGgattgttggtggggatgtatACCAGGGTAGGCACTacggaaaacagtgtggagattccacAAAGAATTACAAATACAACTaacatataatccagcaatttcactcctggctctttatccaaagaaaacaaaaacaccaattaGAAAAGATATCTGTACACTTAtgttgttcactgcagcattatttacaatagccaagatatggaagcaacctaagtgcccattaaTAGATGAATAAAGACTAtatggtgtacacacacacacacacaaaatggagtagtacttagccattaaaaaagaatgaaaccttgccattttcaaaaacatggatggacctagagggtattgtgctaagtgaaataagtcagagaaagacaaacatgtggaatctaaaaaaaacaaagcaaatgattAAACATAACTAAACAGgaacagagtcacagatatagagaacaaacaggtCATTTAAAGAGGAGGGGGGCCATTGGAGGAGGACATAAACAGGTGATGGAAGTTAAGAGTACAatctttcagttacaaaataaatgagtaataggtgtgaaatgtacagtgtgggggaTATAGTCAATAACTGTGTGATACCTTTGTACAGTGATACATGGTGACTAGACTTATGGTGATcactttgaaatgtatagaaatatcattTCACTATGTTGCACACCACAAACTAACACAGTATAGGTCAGTTAAACGTCACaaacaaactcaaagaaaaacagattagATTTGTGATAACCAAAAGTGGGGGGACTGGGGGAGAGGGAATTGGAGGAGGGCAGCAATAAGGTATAAACTTCTAGTTGTAGGATAAGTAGGTACTAGGAATgtaatgacggagaaggcaatggcaccccactccagtactcttgcctggaaaatcccatggatggaggagcctggtaggctgcagtccatggggtcgctaagagtcggacacgactgagcgacttcactttcactttccactttcatgcattggagaaggaaatggcaacccactccagtgttcttgcctggagaatcccatggacggagaagcctggtaggctgcagtccatggggttgcacagagttggacacgactgaagggacttagcagcagcagcagcaggaatgtaATGTAtaacacaataaatataattaatgctGCTGTATGTTctacataaaaattaagaaagtacacctaagagttctcattacaagacaaaaaaaattttttgtcttaaattttgtatgtatataaGATGATgataatcattttgtaatgtatgtgAGTTAAAGTATACAGTACAGTTGGCTGTACACTTTAACTTACACAGTGCTGTCCACCaactacatctcaataaaactggaagaaggaaaaaaagattatCAGTGAATTAATCATCTCCCACATTTAGAGTCACCTTATAACCTTTAAACCATTATTCCACTTGTAAGATGACATACCAGAGGGGCTGTGCTTCTCTCTGTCTTGCTGTTAGAGATGTTCTGGATGTGGAAAGAGACAATAGTTTCAACCTGGCCCTTCAATACAGCTTCTGCAGCCCTacaaagagagaagagaggcaCACACTAGGACTTGTTTCTATTTCACTAACTGAAATTCTAAAGCATTTTAACCCCAGACCGAACTGGTATGAGAGAGGAAGAAGTATAAAGAACCACCGGCAATGCCCAGTGAGAAGAAATCAAGATAAAAAGGTTTTCATTACTTGTCTGTCATTTACTGTAActcttctgaaatttaaaaatagccatTAGCAAATCTCAAAAGAGGCATTAAACAACCCCagggttttttcctttaaaccCGTCCACTCTGGTAGGTGTTTATAGAGAATCCTAGTTCAAAATCCCAACCCAAGAAGGGTAAAATGAATTCTCACACCTTATCATAATTTAAGGTTGCCAAGATTCACtctatatcttaattttaaaaatgttagatgaaaacagtcagaaaactatATAGTgtatattcacattttaaataaacaaatatccaGTGATGCATCTGTCTACTAGAAACGTTCGTAACAGTTACTTCTGTAAATTCTTGAgactttttatttacattttctaattattctaAAATGGACATGTATTACTTATTatgccattttaaaaagaatgttgaGTTGCAGAACAGTGTGTGCTGTGCCATCGAcccttttcctgtttaaaaaagtatatatatgtgtatctgtatAAGCCTAAAAAGTTTCTCTGGAAGGAAAGCAAAGGAACTACCACCAATGGTTGCCTCTGGGAGTAGGGGAGTGggggttttatattttattttactgttttctgtagtgttAACCTTCAGTAATAAAACAAGTGGGCAAAAAAAAGGTCTCTTCAAAGGGAATAAAAATTTAGACGCCCAAACACGCAAGCCACACCAGCATCAAGACACAGCCATTAACTTACTTATTAGCCATCTCAGTAGAAAACACATACACCACTTTGGCAGGAGTCTTCTGAGCAGGTGTGGGCTCTGGGGCAGTAGTCTGGCCATGGGAGGGGGTGGAAGACCTAGGGACTGTAGCATTTGATGGGGTCATCGAGTGTGGTGTGTGCTGGGAATCCTGGGACTTTATGTGGTCAGCAGAATTacattctaaaaaaataaaaagattaatgtTATAGAAAGtataaagctttcttttttctgccAGCATTTATAGCATCATAATGCAAACACCTTGAAAATTTCAAGGAGGAAGTATCTTGTTAAGAGGAAATTCCTCTattcataaaaatacaaatacacttCTCCCATTTAAATGACTAAGTACAAAGCACTCTTTCCCACATCCTTACTGCTCTACTACACATTCTTTGAAAAGTGTGCaggtgctagttgctcagtcgtatccaactctttgtgaccccatggactgtagcctgccaggctcctctatcactggaattctccaggcaagaatactggagtgggtagccattctcttctccaggggatattcccgacccagggattgaacccaggtctcctgcactgcaggcagattctttaccatctgagcaccagggtTTAGATATTAGCATAAATGTCCCTACTTCCTGGAAACCTTTTTTGGAACCTCCTGGGCTGGATGTCCCTGCTAGTTACACCCATAGCCCCCTAACTTCCCTTACTTCAGTGTTTATCaaatttcattgtaattttttaaatgatctgcTATCTAGGTGCATTTAAACCCTTGAGGATAGCAACTGTTTCAGTTTTGCTGACCGTAGCACCCCTAGCACCCAGCATAGTGCTGGTGCTCAAAACAGGCCTCCCACAAACAacctgaagaagaaaggaaagacaggGGAACAATTACAGAGGTACTCATTTCAAATTTGGGTTGGGGAGTCACCGTTTCACTCCCTGAATGTTAGTTTCACATTCTGGCCTACAGTtaagatgttttattttacaCTAAGTGAGGGAAAGCCTAGAGCATAGCCATGGGTCCCATGCCCTTCTGGGCTCACTCCACTGTGGTACCTACTGGATCTCTACCACATGGAGCCCCTCATTCCCGCCATGGTGAAACTGGCTGGGACAAATCTGGACTTGTGCCAGGACAGCCTCTTGTACCTACAACTGGCAAAATGGCAGCCAGAACGCATGCAACCCAAGTCTTGAAGGACTAATTTCATGGAGAAGAGGAAGAGTTGTCAGAAAAACTGCTCCAGTGTGGGCTCTGGCATAGATTAACTGGAGCTACTGGCTTGACACTCAAGTACACAAAAGCACGGAGACCAGAAACATCCATAAGTACATGGTTAGAGTCGTGCAACATTCTCAAACACTTGCATCCTCAAGGGCAAGAACTCAACAAGGTCGTTCCAAACTATTCTTCAGTTCGTAGGAAAATGACCAGAAGGAGTTCAATCTGCAACTCCGAGAACTCCTGGATCCAATTCCTACTCTCCCCACCTGGCTACTATTAGGCTCTCCGGCATCCATCCATGTCAGAGGCCCTCCCTCAGGAATACCTACTTCCCTCTGAGTCTCAAAGATCTTATAGACATACCTTTCATGTCAGAGTCATCGTTTGGAGTCCCAGGATCTCTCTGATCAAAGGAGTCGGCGGAAATACTTCGCTCCCTTTTCCCCTTGCCCTTGGCACCATTTCCAGCCCCATTCTTCAGCCCCATGCTCCCACCTGGGCCAGGGAGTGCTTTAGGGGTATGGCCCCCACTCTTGGAGTCACAGGGGGATGGCTGGGATTGGCTGGCTGAGCCCCCCTGTTTACCCTGATTGGAGAATTTGGAATCCAGCTGGGGGTTTCCAGATGGGGACATCACTGTAGGGGGACGGACCATCACCTCCTGCTTTGACTTAGGGCTACTAGAAGAGACAAATAACAAAGGGAGATCAGACACCGGACAAGACTGGGCAGCACAAATCAAAGAGGTCTGATTTCTATCACAGGTCAGGGAGACCTGGACAGCTAAAGTAACCACCCCACCTTTCACTTAAGCCGCTTGCTTGTTCTCTTCTCCCCATTCTCATCTCAGAGCTATCAACAGAGAGGAGGATTTGGGCAGAGTGGCCTGCCTCGTCTCAGGAACCCTAGAGTCACATGGGGACCCATCGCTAGGGCTTCTGTCAATAAAGGACAACGGTTTCTATGTACATAGAGAAATGACTCTCACACTAAGACTAGCTCAGAGTAAACAAACAGACATCGTTAAGATCAAAATACTACCCACCCCTCAGCTGATGAACAAGGAACAGCTGTAACAAGAGACTGGCTTCCCTGCTGGAAAATACGAGCAGGTCTGGGAGAGAGTGAGGAAACCCGCTGGTGACTGGCAGTCTGGGGAAACCCTCCAGGACACTAATCACCAAATAAGAGTATCACACCAGAGCAGACACACTAACCACTGCCtccaggggaggaggaagaaattcTTTTAAGATATCAATTTTGCAGAACAGAGGAAAAAGCTTCACAGTGGGGGTCAGGGGCTGGTGTTTTAGTTCCAGAACCTTAGGCCTCCTCAACATtccaggtctcagtttcctcatttggcaAGTTTAGCACATTGTACTGGatggtttttaatgttttgttgaggAGGGGGGCTATAATGAGGAGCAGTCAGGTAAGGATGGACAAATGAGTAACAGGAGAACGCTAACCTAAACTCTGACTCACTATTCTATCACTGTTTACTTGAGTCTTTTGCTTTTCCCATTTGGGTCTCATGATTCAACACACTGTTCCACCAGTTAGTGTTCAGGGTCCACTATGATGTCCCAAGGGGCAGCTGGGCCAGGCCCTAGGCCTCACCTCTGTGTGTTTCCTGACGGAGAGTTCCTCACTTTAGGGTTACTGGAATGCATTGATTGAAATCCTGAGCTTGCAGCCACAAACAGGGACGGGCTCACCGAGTTCCTCTCGGGCTGCAGCAGAAACAGCTGCTGGGGGCAGTGGCAGGGGCCCACTGCGTGCTGGGTGCGTCCCTTAGCGCTGGCTGCCTGCACgcctttttcctctttgtttttctccgCTGTGGAAGTGGGTCCTGTCCCCTTGCGGCTCCAGCATTCTCTGGGTGTGTGCCTCCGGCTGCCAAAGGAAAATCT from the Bos javanicus breed banteng chromosome 3, ARS-OSU_banteng_1.0, whole genome shotgun sequence genome contains:
- the BCL9 gene encoding B-cell CLL/lymphoma 9 protein isoform X2, whose protein sequence is MHSSNPKVRNSPSGNTQSPKSKQEVMVRPPTVMSPSGNPQLDSKFSNQGKQGGSASQSQPSPCDSKSGGHTPKALPGPGGSMGLKNGAGNGAKGKGKRERSISADSFDQRDPGTPNDDSDMKECNSADHIKSQDSQHTPHSMTPSNATVPRSSTPSHGQTTAPEPTPAQKTPAKVVYVFSTEMANKAAEAVLKGQVETIVSFHIQNISNSKTERSTAPLNTQISALRNDPKPLPQQPPAPANQDQNSSQNTRLQPTPPIPAPAPKPAAPPRPLDRDSPGVENKLIPSVGSPAGSTPLPPDSTGPNSTPNNRAVTPVSQGSNSSSADPKAPPPPPVSSGEPPTLGENPDGLSQEQLEHRERSLQTLRDIQRMLFPDEKEFPGGQSGGPQQNTGVLDGPQKKPEGPIQAMMVQSQSLGKGPGPRTDVGAPFGPQGHRDVPFSPDEMVPPSMNSQSGPIGPDHLDHMTPEQIAWLKLQQEFYEEKRRKQEQVVVQQCSLQDMMVHQHGPRGVVRGPPPPYQMTPGEAWGPGGSEPFADGINMPHSLPPRAMAPHPNMPGSQMRLPGFAGMMNSEMEGPNVPNPASRPGLSAVSWPDDVPKIPDGRNFPPGQGVFSGPGRGERFPNPQGLSEEMFQQQLAEKQLGLPPGMSVEGIRPGMEMNRMIPGSQRHVEPGNNPIFPRIPVEGPLSPSRGDFPKGMPPQLGPGRELEFGMVPSGMKGDVSLNVSMGSNSQMIPQKMREAGAGPEEMLKLRAGGADMLPAQQKMVPLPFGEHPQQEYGMGPRPFLPMSQGPGSNSGLRNLREPMGPDQRTNSRLSHMPPLPLNPSSNPTSLNTAPPVQRGLGRKPVDISVAGSQVHSPGINPLKSPTMRQVQSPMLGSPSGNLKSPQTPSQLAGMLAGPAAAASIKSPPVLGSAAASPVHLKSPSLPAPSPGWTSSPKPPLQSPGIPPNHKAPLTMASPAMLASVESGGPPPPTASQSVSVSIPGSLPSSTPYTMPPEPTLSQNPLSIMMSRMSKFAMPSSTPLYHDAIKTVASSDDDSPPARSPNLPSMNNMPGMGINTQNPRISGPNPVVPMPTLSPMGMTQPLSHSNQMPSPNAMGPNIPPHGVPMGPGLMSHNPIMGHGSQEPPMVPQGRMGFPQGFPPVQSPPQQVPFPHNGPSGGQGNFPGGMGFPGEGPLGRPSNLPQSSADAALCKPGGPGGPDSFAVLGNSMPSVFTDPDLQEVIRPGATGIPEFDLSRIIPSEKPSQTLQYFPRGEVPGRKQPQGPGPGFSHMQGMMGEQAPRMGLALPGMGGPGPVGTPDIPLGTAPSMPGHNPMRPPAFLQQGMMGPHHRMMSPAQSTMPGQPTLMSNPAAAVGMIPGKDRGPAGLYTHPGPVGSPGMMMSMQGMMGPQQNIMIPPQMRPRGMAADVGMGGFSQGPGNPGNMMF